The Haloplanus sp. CK5-1 genome contains a region encoding:
- a CDS encoding NADH-quinone oxidoreductase subunit D, producing the protein MTARSPEPRLGSLATDESLADLLAPYAVGRDVHLNAPAFVVRPDEVQAALSTLREAAGFDHCSCVTAQEYENRYETIYHLRRYDDPTDEVSVVVPAPTSAPVSESGCSVYETANWHEREAYDLVGIEYEDHPDLRRILLPETWQGHPLSRDYDRNRPQVVRYDENANPIEDDDQRGETMFLNVGPHHPATHGVLHLEAVLDGEQVVDVDPDIGYIHRCEEQMAQSGTYRYQIMPYPDRWDWGGGGLLNEWAYARTAEDLADIEVPEYARIVRTMSAELSRILSHLLAVGTYALDVVGDFTATFMYAIEDRESVQNILEELTGQRLMFNYFRLGGVVWDLPEPREEFVQQVRAFLDDLPARLEEYHDLLTANEILQMRTVDTGVLPPEVAKQYGCTGPVARGSGIDYDLRRDDPYGYYDELDWNVVTDDGCDNYARLLVRLREIEESAKIIEQCVDLLEDWPTDERTIQSNVPRTIRPADDTETYRAVEAAKGELGIYIRADGSEKPARFKIRGPSFSNLQALPEMSNGEYVPDLIATLGSLDTIMGEVDR; encoded by the coding sequence ATGACGGCACGGAGTCCGGAACCACGGCTCGGATCGCTCGCGACCGACGAGTCCCTCGCCGACTTGCTGGCCCCGTACGCGGTCGGCCGTGACGTCCACCTGAACGCCCCCGCGTTCGTCGTTCGTCCCGACGAGGTTCAGGCGGCGCTGTCGACGCTCCGCGAGGCGGCCGGCTTCGACCACTGTTCCTGTGTCACCGCTCAGGAGTACGAGAACCGCTACGAGACCATCTATCACCTCAGGAGGTACGACGACCCCACCGACGAGGTGAGCGTCGTCGTCCCAGCGCCGACGTCGGCGCCGGTCTCCGAGAGCGGGTGTTCGGTCTACGAGACGGCGAACTGGCACGAGCGGGAGGCCTACGACCTCGTCGGCATCGAGTACGAAGACCACCCCGACCTGCGCCGTATCCTCCTGCCCGAAACCTGGCAGGGTCACCCGCTCTCCCGCGACTACGATCGGAACCGGCCACAAGTCGTCCGCTACGACGAGAACGCGAATCCGATCGAAGACGACGACCAACGCGGGGAGACGATGTTTCTCAACGTCGGTCCCCATCACCCGGCGACCCACGGCGTGTTACACCTCGAAGCCGTCCTCGACGGCGAACAGGTCGTCGACGTGGACCCGGACATCGGCTACATCCATCGGTGTGAAGAACAGATGGCCCAGTCGGGGACGTACCGGTACCAGATCATGCCGTATCCGGATCGCTGGGACTGGGGTGGCGGGGGACTACTGAACGAGTGGGCCTACGCTCGCACCGCGGAGGACCTCGCGGACATCGAGGTCCCCGAATACGCGCGGATCGTTCGGACGATGAGTGCGGAACTGTCGCGTATTCTCTCGCACCTGCTCGCAGTCGGAACCTACGCCCTCGACGTAGTCGGTGACTTCACCGCCACGTTCATGTACGCCATCGAGGACCGCGAGTCGGTGCAGAACATCCTCGAAGAGCTGACTGGCCAGCGCCTGATGTTCAACTACTTCCGTCTCGGTGGGGTCGTCTGGGACCTACCCGAACCCCGGGAGGAGTTCGTCCAGCAGGTTCGCGCGTTCCTCGACGACCTCCCCGCACGGCTGGAGGAGTATCACGACCTCCTCACGGCCAACGAAATCCTGCAGATGCGCACCGTCGATACGGGCGTCCTGCCACCGGAGGTAGCCAAGCAGTACGGCTGTACCGGCCCGGTCGCCCGGGGGTCGGGCATCGACTACGACCTCCGCCGTGACGACCCGTACGGCTACTACGACGAACTCGACTGGAACGTCGTCACCGATGACGGCTGTGACAACTACGCTCGGTTGCTCGTCCGTCTCCGAGAGATAGAAGAGTCCGCGAAGATCATCGAGCAGTGCGTCGACCTCTTGGAGGACTGGCCGACAGACGAGCGGACGATCCAGTCGAACGTCCCACGGACGATCCGGCCGGCCGACGATACGGAGACCTATCGCGCCGTCGAGGCTGCGAAAGGCGAACTCGGCATCTACATTCGCGCCGACGGAAGCGAGAAACCCGCCCGGTTCAAGATTCGAGGCCCGTCGTTCTCCAACCTGCAGGCGCTTCCGGAGATGTCCAACGGTGAGTACGTCCCCGACCTCATCGCGACACTCGGGAGCCTCGATACGATAATGGGCGAAGTCGACCGATGA
- a CDS encoding isoprenylcysteine carboxylmethyltransferase family protein — protein sequence MTPTQLAFGVGLVAAAGVYVIVLGTLLTDHEWWPPGDRTPAYYCHWTLVGLFNVALLGTAVLDFGAWGLPAPASSLGLLAAILGTAVFVWGARAMNAAETMGVTGDLYTDGPYAYTRNPQYLGMIVGVGGFALAVDSSLVAGLAAVHAGWVLLLPRAEEPHLRAAFGDAYDRYADRVPRFVDLSTLSGTEDDELPN from the coding sequence ATGACACCGACACAACTCGCGTTCGGGGTTGGCTTGGTCGCCGCCGCCGGCGTGTACGTCATCGTCCTCGGAACACTCCTGACCGATCACGAGTGGTGGCCACCCGGCGACCGGACGCCCGCGTACTACTGCCACTGGACGCTCGTCGGACTCTTCAACGTGGCACTCCTGGGGACCGCCGTCCTCGATTTCGGCGCGTGGGGGCTGCCCGCTCCCGCGTCGTCACTGGGCCTTCTCGCGGCCATCCTCGGTACCGCCGTCTTCGTCTGGGGGGCACGGGCGATGAACGCCGCGGAGACGATGGGCGTGACCGGCGACCTCTACACCGACGGCCCGTACGCCTACACGCGAAACCCGCAGTACCTCGGCATGATCGTCGGCGTGGGCGGGTTCGCGCTCGCGGTCGACTCGTCGCTCGTGGCGGGACTCGCTGCCGTCCACGCCGGCTGGGTCCTACTACTCCCCCGCGCCGAGGAGCCACACCTGCGCGCGGCGTTCGGCGACGCCTACGACCGGTACGCCGACCGAGTCCCACGGTTCGTCGACCTGTCCACACTCTCCGGGACCGAGGACGACGAACTGCCGAACTGA
- a CDS encoding helix-turn-helix domain-containing protein — translation MKYVDLCIHHEPETLHPMHAFEMNHEGIERASLHHWNTVLDGTNTMVFRVRGDPDPFRAKLDSRDATVAYSLSEAVDGVFYCCVRDHATDADRDYIEAFARGTLVVVPPVSFNPDGTTELTLVGTPADVDAAVEGLPDGLRATVRSVGPYRRRAGPTTPRLTDRQREAVAAAVDCGYYDSPRRGSVADVAAELGVSSGTAAEHLRKAEAAVMGALVE, via the coding sequence ATGAAGTACGTCGACCTGTGCATCCACCACGAGCCGGAGACGCTCCACCCGATGCACGCCTTCGAGATGAACCACGAGGGAATCGAGCGTGCGTCGCTCCACCACTGGAACACGGTGCTCGACGGGACGAACACCATGGTGTTTCGCGTTCGGGGCGATCCCGATCCGTTCCGAGCGAAACTCGACTCGCGGGACGCGACGGTGGCGTACAGTCTCTCCGAGGCGGTCGACGGGGTCTTCTACTGCTGTGTCCGTGACCACGCGACCGACGCCGACCGGGACTACATCGAGGCGTTCGCCCGCGGGACGCTCGTGGTGGTGCCGCCGGTGTCGTTCAATCCGGACGGAACGACGGAGCTGACGTTGGTCGGGACGCCGGCGGACGTCGACGCCGCCGTCGAAGGGTTACCCGACGGCCTCCGGGCGACGGTGCGCTCGGTCGGGCCGTACCGGCGGCGTGCGGGGCCGACGACCCCACGGCTCACCGATCGCCAGCGCGAGGCCGTCGCGGCCGCCGTCGACTGTGGGTACTACGACTCGCCGCGCCGCGGATCAGTCGCCGACGTGGCGGCCGAACTCGGCGTCTCGTCGGGAACCGCGGCCGAACATCTCAGAAAAGCGGAGGCGGCGGTGATGGGGGCGTTAGTAGAGTAG
- the phoU gene encoding phosphate signaling complex protein PhoU encodes MARTDYQSSLEDLRDDVLYMSEVVAERLREGLDALERKDERLARSVIEGDHEVNDMYLELEGECVDLIALQQPVASDLRFIAASFKIITDLERIADLAVNLGEYTLDAQRDLFPDVDMQRIGRETLDMLEMAMEAYANESVEQCFAVADRDEEVDAMCEAASELVVRDLIEGDYLGEDETDEDIESLMQDVSRLLLTIRDLERVGDHAVNVAARTLYMVENDDELLY; translated from the coding sequence ATGGCGCGAACGGACTATCAGTCGTCGCTGGAGGACCTCCGCGACGACGTACTGTACATGAGCGAGGTGGTCGCGGAGCGGCTCCGGGAGGGTCTCGACGCCCTGGAGCGGAAGGACGAACGCCTCGCGAGGAGCGTGATCGAGGGCGACCACGAGGTCAACGACATGTATCTCGAACTGGAGGGGGAGTGTGTCGACCTCATCGCTCTCCAGCAACCGGTCGCGAGCGACCTGCGCTTCATCGCGGCGTCGTTCAAGATCATCACCGACCTAGAGCGCATCGCCGACCTGGCGGTGAACCTCGGGGAGTACACCCTCGACGCCCAGCGCGACCTCTTCCCGGACGTGGACATGCAACGCATCGGGCGGGAGACACTCGACATGCTCGAGATGGCGATGGAGGCGTACGCCAACGAGAGCGTCGAGCAGTGTTTCGCCGTCGCGGACCGTGACGAGGAGGTGGACGCGATGTGTGAGGCCGCGAGCGAACTCGTCGTCCGCGACCTGATCGAGGGCGACTACCTCGGCGAGGACGAGACCGACGAGGACATCGAGTCGCTCATGCAGGACGTCTCCCGACTCCTGCTCACCATCCGGGACCTGGAGCGAGTCGGCGACCACGCCGTCAACGTCGCCGCCCGCACGCTCTACATGGTCGAGAACGACGACGAACTACTCTACTAA
- the pstB gene encoding phosphate ABC transporter ATP-binding protein PstB, producing the protein MTDNTDQEFAADESTDDPTTDDMVAGTDVSESVTSSGATMQRDTVVSAENVSVWYNDDQALQDITLDIPEKQVTAMIGPSGCGKSTFLRCINRMNDMIDAARVEGDLHLRGKNVYDDDVDPVALRRRVGMVFQTPNPFPKSIYDNVAYGLKIQNKEGDYDEIVEESLKRAALWDEVKDQLDQSGLELSGGQQQRLCIARAIAPDPEVILMDEPASALDPVATSQIEDLITELAEEYTVVIVTHNMQQAARISNKTAVFLTGGELVEFDDTGKIFENPDSQRVEDYITGKFG; encoded by the coding sequence ATGACAGACAACACGGACCAGGAGTTCGCCGCCGACGAATCGACCGACGACCCGACGACAGACGACATGGTCGCCGGGACGGACGTGAGCGAGAGCGTCACGTCCTCGGGCGCGACGATGCAGCGCGACACCGTCGTCAGCGCCGAGAACGTCAGCGTCTGGTACAACGACGACCAGGCCCTGCAGGACATCACACTCGACATCCCTGAGAAGCAGGTGACGGCCATGATCGGTCCCTCCGGCTGTGGCAAGTCGACGTTCCTCCGGTGTATCAACCGCATGAACGACATGATCGACGCCGCCCGCGTCGAGGGCGACCTCCACCTGCGCGGGAAGAACGTCTACGACGACGACGTCGACCCCGTGGCGCTGCGCCGCCGGGTCGGAATGGTGTTCCAGACGCCCAACCCTTTCCCCAAGAGCATCTACGACAACGTCGCCTACGGCCTGAAGATCCAGAACAAGGAGGGCGACTACGACGAAATCGTCGAGGAGTCGCTGAAGCGGGCGGCGCTGTGGGACGAGGTCAAAGACCAGCTCGACCAGTCCGGGCTCGAACTCTCGGGGGGACAACAGCAGCGCCTCTGTATCGCACGCGCCATCGCGCCCGACCCCGAGGTGATCCTGATGGACGAACCCGCCTCGGCGCTCGACCCCGTCGCGACCTCCCAGATCGAGGACCTCATCACCGAACTCGCCGAGGAGTACACGGTCGTCATCGTCACCCACAACATGCAACAGGCCGCGCGCATCTCGAACAAGACGGCCGTCTTCCTCACGGGCGGCGAACTCGTCGAGTTCGACGACACCGGGAAGATTTTCGAGAACCCCGACAGCCAGCGCGTCGAGGACTACATCACCGGCAAGTTCGGCTGA
- the pstA gene encoding phosphate ABC transporter permease PstA: MATESGEIEGFGHVSRTVGVVFRYLLLAATLFGIVALTVLLIYVANDAIQPLTADPGWHLTFFLTLVVPTLAVGGYLLRTDPASFKFGGGVVGALAVSTMFAGGAAMIFVDIVRPITWFGYVLALAISLAGVVAMERFDRRLPFLVRFVVAGAVAVLSLWLVPGVVRSLPVYPTDGLLLTASLGAPIALIVGRYAAGDASRRGRVLAVGVGLALVAAGSYAGPLIGVDPVPATVLLSVAVLPTGGYAVGTVRRHANRRPGLAFAGVILGGALLGAVAVDILGFAGPQSWVDWGFLTSAHSGTAADAGLYPAIGGSILLMVTVAALSFPLGVGAAVYLEEYAPDNRFTRFIDVNISNLAGVPSVVYGLLGLGVFVTYLGQPTGTVLIGGATLALLILPIVIISAREALRSVPDEMRQASYGIGATRWQTIKNVVLPRAFPGILTGTILALGRAIGETAPLIMIGAPNVLFSLPTEFSSKVSAMPLQVYAWASLFASDPFYQAAVPAGVVVLLVVLLSMNSIAIVLRNKYQNDQ; this comes from the coding sequence ATGGCGACCGAATCGGGCGAGATAGAGGGGTTCGGACACGTCAGCCGAACCGTCGGGGTCGTTTTTCGGTATCTCCTGCTCGCGGCGACGCTGTTCGGTATCGTCGCGCTGACCGTCCTCCTGATCTACGTCGCCAACGACGCGATCCAGCCGCTGACCGCCGATCCGGGCTGGCACCTCACCTTCTTTTTGACGCTGGTCGTCCCCACCCTCGCCGTCGGGGGCTACCTCCTGCGGACCGATCCGGCCTCGTTCAAGTTCGGCGGGGGCGTCGTCGGCGCGCTGGCCGTCAGCACCATGTTCGCCGGCGGCGCCGCGATGATCTTCGTCGACATCGTCCGGCCGATAACCTGGTTCGGCTACGTCCTCGCGCTCGCGATCTCGCTGGCCGGCGTCGTCGCGATGGAACGCTTCGACCGCCGACTCCCCTTCCTCGTCCGGTTCGTCGTCGCCGGGGCCGTCGCCGTCCTGTCGCTGTGGCTCGTCCCCGGAGTCGTCCGGTCGCTCCCCGTCTACCCCACCGACGGCCTGTTGTTGACGGCGTCGCTCGGCGCACCCATCGCGCTGATCGTCGGGCGCTACGCCGCGGGCGACGCCAGCCGCCGGGGGAGGGTCCTCGCCGTCGGCGTCGGCCTCGCCCTCGTCGCGGCCGGATCGTACGCCGGACCGCTGATCGGCGTCGATCCGGTCCCGGCGACGGTCCTGCTCTCCGTGGCCGTCCTCCCGACCGGCGGCTACGCCGTCGGGACGGTCCGCCGTCACGCGAACCGGCGACCGGGACTCGCGTTCGCGGGCGTCATCCTCGGGGGAGCGCTCCTCGGCGCCGTCGCCGTCGACATCCTGGGCTTCGCCGGCCCGCAGTCGTGGGTCGACTGGGGCTTTCTCACGAGCGCCCACAGCGGCACCGCCGCCGACGCCGGTCTCTACCCGGCCATCGGTGGGTCGATCCTGCTGATGGTGACCGTCGCGGCGCTCTCCTTTCCCCTCGGCGTCGGCGCGGCGGTGTATCTGGAGGAGTACGCCCCCGACAACCGGTTCACCCGTTTCATCGACGTGAACATCTCCAACCTCGCGGGCGTCCCCTCGGTGGTGTACGGCCTCCTCGGTCTCGGCGTGTTCGTCACCTACCTCGGCCAACCCACCGGTACCGTCCTCATCGGCGGCGCGACGCTCGCGCTGTTGATCCTCCCCATCGTCATCATCTCCGCCCGCGAGGCGCTCCGGAGCGTCCCCGACGAGATGCGCCAGGCCTCCTACGGGATCGGTGCGACCCGGTGGCAGACGATCAAGAACGTCGTCCTCCCGCGGGCGTTCCCCGGCATCCTGACGGGAACGATCCTCGCGCTCGGCCGGGCCATCGGCGAGACGGCCCCGCTCATCATGATCGGCGCGCCGAACGTCCTCTTCTCGCTCCCGACGGAGTTCTCGTCGAAGGTGAGCGCCATGCCCTTGCAGGTGTACGCGTGGGCCAGCCTCTTCGCCAGCGACCCCTTCTATCAGGCGGCCGTCCCGGCGGGCGTCGTCGTCCTTCTCGTCGTCCTGCTCAGTATGAACTCCATCGCCATCGTACTGCGCAACAAGTACCAAAACGACCAGTGA
- the pstC gene encoding phosphate ABC transporter permease subunit PstC, whose amino-acid sequence MSTDDLTRDLTQRTENAPQELLTRSFFFLCAVLSIVTTISIIVLLTTEAAKFFTVTAPLMGVEGPTASAVDFFTGTEWIINNEQFGVLPLVSATLAITIGSAVVALPLGVATAIYLSEYASPRAQSVLKPALEVLAGVPTVVYGFFAVVYITPALRTIIPGLGTFNMLSASIVVGIMIIPMVASISEDAMSAVPDSLRQAGYGMGATKFDVSVGIVVPAALSGIFSSFILALSRAIGETMAVTVAAGSQANLINPLNPAGYLEGALPMTAAMVNLLTGDVTGGGVAYRSLFAIGLTLFVITLVMNVISDLVAQRYREEY is encoded by the coding sequence ATGAGTACGGACGACCTGACCAGGGATCTGACCCAACGGACGGAGAACGCGCCACAGGAGCTTCTGACACGCTCGTTTTTCTTCCTGTGTGCGGTGCTGTCCATCGTCACGACGATCAGCATCATCGTCCTGCTGACCACCGAGGCGGCCAAGTTCTTCACCGTGACCGCCCCGCTCATGGGCGTCGAGGGACCGACCGCCTCGGCCGTCGACTTCTTCACCGGGACGGAGTGGATCATCAACAACGAACAGTTCGGCGTGTTGCCGCTCGTCTCGGCGACGCTCGCCATCACCATCGGGTCGGCCGTCGTCGCACTGCCGTTGGGCGTCGCCACCGCAATCTACCTCAGCGAGTACGCCAGCCCGCGGGCGCAGTCGGTGTTGAAGCCCGCATTGGAGGTGCTCGCCGGCGTCCCGACGGTCGTCTACGGCTTCTTCGCCGTCGTCTACATCACCCCGGCGCTCCGGACGATCATCCCCGGGTTGGGCACGTTCAACATGCTCTCGGCCAGCATCGTCGTCGGAATCATGATCATCCCGATGGTCGCCTCGATCAGCGAGGACGCGATGTCGGCCGTCCCCGACTCGCTCAGACAGGCCGGGTACGGGATGGGCGCGACAAAGTTCGACGTCTCCGTCGGCATCGTCGTCCCCGCCGCCCTCTCGGGCATCTTCTCCTCGTTTATCCTCGCTCTCTCGCGGGCCATCGGCGAGACGATGGCCGTCACCGTCGCCGCCGGCTCCCAGGCAAACCTGATCAACCCGCTGAACCCGGCCGGCTATCTGGAGGGTGCGCTGCCGATGACCGCCGCCATGGTGAATCTGCTGACCGGCGACGTCACCGGCGGCGGCGTCGCCTACCGGAGCCTCTTCGCCATCGGCCTCACCCTCTTCGTCATCACGCTCGTCATGAACGTCATCAGCGACCTGGTCGCACAACGCTACCGGGAGGAGTACTGA
- a CDS encoding PstS family phosphate ABC transporter substrate-binding protein, giving the protein MTETSTNGSTTRRRLLAAAGSAGVIGLAGCTQSGGGDGGDGSGGDGLSGTIDIAGSSTVFPVATAMAERFESEHSEVDINIQSTGSGGGFANHFCPGRTDFNNASRPIRSEEEQSCSENGITPVELTVATDALTVVVNNEADWVDCMTTDELAAIWSAEDPPTTWSDVNSDWPDRELELYGPTDASGTYDYFIESILGEEGNHRQDYSATEQDRTIIQGIEGSEAAIGYLGFAYYSQNTDRVKAVGIDDGSGCVEPSLENARTGEYTPLSRPLFTYPKQEALSEEHVAEFARFWLENATSEEIIADEVGYVPLNEDAQSEAMDRLETAIENAQG; this is encoded by the coding sequence ATGACGGAGACATCCACGAACGGATCCACGACGCGTCGACGGCTTCTCGCTGCGGCCGGATCGGCCGGCGTCATCGGGTTGGCCGGCTGTACTCAGAGCGGCGGTGGCGACGGCGGCGACGGCAGTGGTGGCGACGGCCTCTCGGGCACCATCGACATCGCCGGGAGTTCGACGGTGTTCCCGGTGGCGACGGCGATGGCCGAACGCTTCGAGTCCGAACACTCCGAGGTCGACATCAACATCCAGTCGACCGGCTCCGGCGGCGGCTTCGCGAACCACTTCTGTCCCGGACGGACGGACTTCAACAACGCCTCGCGGCCGATCCGCTCCGAGGAGGAGCAGTCGTGCTCCGAGAACGGGATCACGCCCGTCGAACTCACCGTCGCGACGGACGCGCTGACGGTCGTCGTCAACAACGAGGCCGACTGGGTCGACTGTATGACGACCGACGAACTCGCGGCGATCTGGTCGGCGGAGGATCCGCCGACGACGTGGAGCGACGTGAACTCCGACTGGCCCGATCGGGAACTCGAACTGTACGGCCCGACCGACGCGTCGGGTACCTACGACTACTTCATCGAGTCGATCCTCGGCGAGGAGGGGAACCACCGCCAGGACTACTCGGCGACGGAACAGGACCGCACGATCATCCAGGGCATCGAGGGGTCGGAGGCCGCCATCGGCTACCTCGGCTTCGCCTACTACTCCCAGAACACCGACCGCGTCAAGGCCGTCGGTATCGACGACGGGAGCGGCTGTGTCGAGCCTTCGCTGGAGAACGCCCGCACCGGCGAGTACACCCCGCTCTCGCGACCGCTGTTCACCTACCCCAAACAGGAGGCACTCTCGGAGGAACACGTCGCCGAGTTCGCGCGCTTCTGGCTCGAGAACGCGACCAGCGAGGAGATCATCGCCGACGAGGTGGGGTACGTCCCGCTGAACGAGGACGCACAGTCCGAGGCGATGGATCGACTGGAGACGGCCATCGAGAACGCACAGGGTTGA
- a CDS encoding PhoU domain-containing protein, with amino-acid sequence MVETRKVQVTGGSTYTVSIPKEWATENDVSAGSEVAFYPEGDSLFMTPRTGDDRTEGTLDVGDLDGEELIRAVMTMYVSGFDIIGLESARITTDQRRTIREATQSLVGLEVLEETRDRVVIRDLLDSSELSINNAVTRMRLIALSMLDDAVRSLVDLDTDLARDVIQRDDDVDRLWMVVSRIFRATLRSPRAAEELGVTREVCFDYQSAARQLERIADHATKIAHLALEFDEQLPEEVTDALLELHDDAASVTDLAMDALFLDDSEEATRQANRARESVQDIDAHARSIDELLRELDPARAQLLGLVVDSLSRSADYGGNIAETGLQKAAPTP; translated from the coding sequence ATGGTCGAGACCCGAAAGGTGCAGGTGACCGGCGGATCGACGTACACGGTGTCGATTCCGAAAGAGTGGGCGACCGAGAACGACGTCTCCGCCGGCAGCGAAGTGGCCTTCTATCCCGAAGGGGACTCGCTGTTCATGACGCCCCGGACCGGCGACGACCGGACGGAAGGAACCCTCGACGTGGGCGACCTCGACGGGGAGGAGTTGATCCGCGCCGTGATGACGATGTACGTCAGCGGGTTCGACATCATCGGCTTGGAGAGCGCCCGGATCACGACCGACCAGCGCCGGACGATCAGGGAGGCGACCCAGAGCCTCGTCGGCCTCGAAGTCTTGGAGGAGACGCGGGACAGGGTGGTGATCCGCGACCTGCTCGACTCCTCGGAACTCTCGATCAACAACGCGGTCACGCGGATGCGACTGATCGCGCTCTCGATGCTCGACGACGCCGTGCGGTCGCTGGTCGACCTCGATACGGATCTGGCTCGCGACGTCATTCAGCGTGACGACGACGTGGATCGCCTGTGGATGGTCGTCTCGCGCATCTTCCGTGCGACGCTCCGGAGTCCCCGTGCGGCCGAGGAACTGGGCGTCACCCGCGAGGTGTGTTTCGACTACCAATCCGCAGCCCGACAGCTCGAACGGATCGCCGACCACGCGACGAAGATCGCTCACCTCGCACTCGAGTTCGACGAGCAACTCCCCGAGGAGGTGACCGACGCATTGTTGGAACTACACGACGACGCGGCGTCGGTCACCGACTTGGCGATGGACGCGCTCTTTCTCGACGACAGCGAGGAGGCGACCAGACAGGCCAACCGGGCCCGCGAGTCGGTCCAAGATATCGACGCCCACGCCCGATCCATCGACGAACTCCTCCGGGAGCTCGACCCGGCGCGGGCGCAGTTGCTCGGACTGGTCGTCGACTCCCTGTCGCGCAGCGCGGACTACGGAGGTAACATCGCTGAAACGGGATTGCAGAAGGCCGCACCCACGCCTTAA
- a CDS encoding 30S ribosomal protein S8e produces MKDQGRSTRKRTGGRLRPFRNKKRYQLGRQPAETTVGDPRFQTIDARGNGTKTRALATNVAHVADGGETVEAEIENVTENPANTNYARRNIVTKGAIIETSAGRARVTSRPGQTGQVNAVLLD; encoded by the coding sequence ATGAAAGATCAGGGACGCTCGACACGGAAGCGAACGGGCGGCCGCCTCCGGCCGTTCCGAAACAAGAAGCGCTACCAGCTCGGCCGCCAGCCGGCGGAGACGACGGTCGGCGACCCCCGGTTCCAGACCATCGACGCCCGCGGCAACGGGACGAAGACGCGGGCGCTCGCGACGAACGTCGCCCACGTCGCCGACGGCGGAGAGACGGTCGAGGCCGAAATCGAGAACGTCACCGAGAACCCCGCGAACACCAACTACGCCCGCCGAAACATCGTCACGAAGGGCGCGATCATCGAGACGAGTGCCGGCCGAGCGCGCGTCACCTCCCGGCCCGGCCAGACCGGCCAAGTCAACGCCGTCCTGCTGGATTAA
- a CDS encoding NAD-dependent epimerase/dehydratase family protein: MDGKRVLVTGGAGFIGSNVANELAERNDVVAIDDGYLGTPENLDDAVEFHERSVLEDDLPTDVDVVIHLAALSSYAMHEDDPCQGARVNVEGFVNTVDQARADGCGTVVYASTSSIYGSRTEPSPEDMPVTTNTGYEASKLARERYAEYFGNHYDMNMAGLRFFSVYQGYGGAEEHKGEYANVIAQFADDIANGQSPKLYGDGTQTRDFTHVDDIVRGVELTAEHELTGIYNLGTGESYSFNTVVEMLNDELGTDVDPEYVTNPIPEDVYVSDTCADPTKIETAAGWTPRIDFEEGIRRVCAQYE, from the coding sequence ATGGACGGCAAGCGCGTGTTGGTCACCGGCGGTGCGGGATTCATCGGATCGAACGTCGCGAACGAACTGGCCGAGCGAAACGACGTCGTCGCCATCGACGACGGCTACCTCGGCACGCCGGAGAACCTCGACGACGCGGTCGAGTTCCACGAGCGGAGCGTCCTCGAGGACGACCTGCCCACGGACGTTGACGTCGTCATCCACCTCGCGGCGCTGTCGTCGTACGCCATGCACGAGGACGACCCCTGTCAGGGAGCACGGGTGAACGTCGAGGGGTTCGTCAACACCGTCGATCAGGCCCGTGCGGACGGATGCGGGACGGTGGTGTACGCGTCGACCTCCTCGATCTACGGCAGTCGCACCGAGCCCTCGCCCGAGGACATGCCCGTCACGACGAATACGGGCTACGAGGCGTCGAAACTCGCACGCGAGCGCTACGCCGAGTACTTCGGGAACCACTACGACATGAACATGGCCGGCCTCCGATTTTTCTCCGTGTATCAGGGCTACGGCGGCGCCGAGGAACACAAAGGCGAGTACGCCAACGTCATCGCCCAGTTCGCCGACGACATCGCCAACGGCCAGTCGCCAAAACTCTACGGCGACGGCACCCAGACCCGAGATTTCACCCACGTCGACGACATCGTCCGCGGTGTCGAACTGACCGCGGAGCACGAACTCACCGGCATCTACAACCTCGGCACCGGCGAGAGCTACAGTTTCAACACCGTCGTCGAGATGCTCAACGACGAACTCGGGACGGACGTCGATCCGGAGTACGTCACGAACCCCATCCCCGAGGACGTCTACGTCAGCGACACCTGCGCCGACCCGACCAAGATCGAAACTGCGGCGGGGTGGACCCCGCGGATCGACTTCGAGGAGGGGATTCGGCGAGTCTGCGCGCAGTACGAGTGA